The DNA window GCTGAAGGCCTCGCAGGCCTCGGTCAGAAAGACGTCGCTCTCCCCCACCCTGGCATTCCCGCCGAGACGGTCGAAATCGCCGCCCACCAGAACCGTGGGGTCCATGCCCCCCGCGATCAGAACGTCGGCCACCATGGAGGTGGTGGTAGTCTTGCCGTGCGTCCCGGCGACCGCTATGCCGCGAGTGCCCTCCATCAGCATTCCGAGGAGTTCGGCCCGGCCGATGACGGGCAGCCCCTTCTCCCGCGCGGCGACCAGCTCGGGGTTGTCCGGGGGAATCGCGGCCGTCGCCACGACGACCTCCGCGCCGCCGACGTTCGCCGCATCGTGTCCCTCGAACACACGCACGCCGCGGTCCTCCAGGCGGTCGGTGACGGGCGACTTCCTGATGTCCGAGCCGGAAACGCGGCCGCCCCTCTCGGCGAGGACGGCGGCCAACCCGCTCATGGACACGCCGCCGATCCCGATCATGTGTATGCGTTTGCTGGTCAGTGCATCATTCAGCATTGGATGCCGCAGCCCCGCCCCTGACAGGCGGGTCCCTTCATTTCGCGGTTATCAGTTCCACGGCGACCCGGACGACCTCGCGCGCCGCGTCGGGCCTTCCGAGTTTCCTCGAGGCTTCGGCCATCTCCGCAAGCTCATCCGGCGAGTTCAGGAACCGTTCGACGCAGTCGGCGAGCGCGTCGCCCGTGAGGTCCGAATCCTCGATGACTAGGGCGCCGCCCCGATCGGCGACGTAGTGCGCGTTGCGGCGCTGTTCGTCGGTGATGGCGAACGGGTACGGAACGAAGACCGCCGGCAGACCGACGATCGTCACCTCGCATACGGTTGACGCCCCCGACCGGCACACCACCATGTCCGCGGCGGCATAGGCGGCCGCCATGTCGTCCACATAGGAGTGGAGGTGGTAGCCGCTCCATTCGGCGGCCTTCTTGACGTTCAGCGCCTCGTGAAAGTTCTTCGTGCCGGCCTGATGAAACACCTGTATCGGCAGTTTCCTGAGCCGGGGCAGAGCGTCCGCGACCGCCCGGTTCAGGCTCCTGGCGCCCTGGCTGCCGCCGAAAACCAGCAGAGTGAAGCGGTCCGGGTTCAGCCTGAGCCGCTCGCGCGCCGACGCCCTGTCCGGCCTGTCGAGAATCTCGGGGCGGACGGGCAGCCCGGTGACGACCGACTTCCCCTCGGGGAAATGCGCGGCGGCCTGATCGAAGGACACGCATATCCTGGAGACGAACCGCGCGAGCATCGAGTTGGTGCGGCCCGGCACGACGTTCTGCTCGTGGATCAGGGTCTTGCCGCGCCTCATCGCCTGCGCCATCACGACGGCGGCGGCGACATATCCCCCGGTGCCGATCACAAGGTCGGGCTTGAACCTGCGCAGGGCAGCCGACGCCTCGAGGAAACCTCTGGCGAGAGAGGCGGCCGTCAGGAACGTCCCGAACGAGAGGGCGCGGCCCATCTTGCGGCTCGTGAGGCCGACGAAACGGATGCCGGCCTTCTCCGCCATGTCCTGCTCCATGCCCCCCCGGCTCCCGATGTACAACAGCTCGCACGCGGGGGATTCGGCGCGGATCGCGCGTCCGATGCTAACCGCGGGATAGGCGTGGCCGCCGGTTCCTCCGCCGGTAAGAACTATCTTCATCGTCTACACCATTCGGGAACTGGGATATTCCAAGCAGTATGCCGACGCACATGAGGTTCAGCACGAGCGACGACCCGCCGTAGCTGATGAAAGGCAGAGGCACCCCGGTGGCGGGCGCAAGAGACGTCACGACATACATATTTAACAGCGCCTGACCCGCGATGAGCCCGGTGATACCTACCGCCAGGAACTTCCCGAACTTGTCCTTCGTCCGGCGCGCAATCCGGAATCCCCGCACGGCGAACAGCATGAAGAGGCCGGCCACGATAAGCGTCCCGAGCAGTCCGGCTTCCTCTCCGAGCACGGCGAAGATGAAATCGGTGTGCTCTGCCGGGAGGTAGAATACCTTCTCGCGTCCGTCGCAGAAGCCGAGGCCGATCGGACCGCCCGAACCGATGGCGATCAGCGACCGGCAGACCTGATAGCCGCTCCCGTGATAGAACGCGAACGGGTTGAACCAGGCCTCTACCCTCTCCCAGCGATAGGGCTCCTTTATGATGAGGGCGACGCCCGCAACGAAGCCGGCGGTCAGTATCGCCGCCAGGTGTCTGGGCCTGGCTCCCGCCACGTAGATCAGCACCAGGGCCGTCGCGCAAGTCACTATGGCCGTACCCATGTCAGGCTCCAGCATTATCAGGACCGCGATGACACAGAGCGGCAGGAGAGCGGGCGCGATCCCCGACCAGAGATCCCGTATGTCGTACTTCCGGCTGGTGAGGAGCGTCGCCAGATAGAGCGCGAGGGCAAGCTTGGCAAACTCCGCCGGCTGGAAGCTGACCGGCCCGACGACGATCCATCGGCGCGCTCCGTTTGCCATGTGGCCGATGCTCGGTATCAGCACGGCGACCAGCCCGACGAACGAGATGATGAGCAGTCCCGACGCGAAGGGTTTCAGCCGCCAGAAGCGAACCCTCTGCATGACGAACATCGCCAGCAGGCCGACAGCCGCGAAAAGGGCCTGCCGCTTCACATAGTAGTAGCTGTCGCCGCCGGTGAACTGCGCCTGGCCCGCCCGGGCGTAGCTGGCGTCCATGACCATGACTACCCCGATAGACAGAAGCGCCACGGTGATGACGAAGAGCCAGATGTCGGGCGCGCGATTCTTCCGTTCCACGTTCTACACTCCCACTCGCTCGAGCAGAGAGGCCACGACCTCTTTGAAAACCTGCCCGCGGTGCTCGAAGTCATTGAACATATCGAAACTCGCGCATCCCGGGGACAGTACTATCGAGTCGCCCGGCTCCGCGTGTTCCCACGCCTGCTGGACCGCCTCCTGCATGGACTCGGCGCGGCTGAGGCGCTCGAATCCCGCGTCGCGCGCGGCCTTCTCGATCAGGGCGGCGTCCTTGCCGATCAGCACCACGTGCCGGGCGTAGGTGACGAATGCTTCGCCCAGCGGCCCGTAGTCCGCGCCCTTGTCCTTGCCGCCCGCTATCACGACGGCCGGCCTGCCGATCGCCTCCAGCGACCTGACGGCGGCCCGGACGTTGGTGCACATCGAGTTGTTGAGAAACTCGACGCCCCGAAGCACGGCAACCGGCTCCAGCCTGTGCTCCGGCGGCAGGATGGAGTCCACCGCTTCCTGGACGGCGTGGCGGCTCGCGCCGAAAGCGACGGCCGCCGCCGACGCCGCGAGGACGTTCTCCAGGTTGTGCTTTCCTCGAAGTTTCATGTTGGCGGTATCGCACACGAAAGACTCACCCTCGGCGGTGCGGATCCAGACCTCGGTCCCCCGGGCGAATGTACCCATGCCGACTTCGCGGGAGCCGCTGAAGAGCATCACGCGGCTCTTGATTCCCGGCGCGAACTGCATGACGACCGGGTCGTCGGCATTGAGAACCGCGTAGTCGGCCTTCTGCTGGAACTTGAACAGGCGAGCCTTGGTCGCGGCGTAAGTCCTTATGTCGGGATGGCGGTCGAGGTGATCCTCGGTCACGTTCAGAAGAACGGCGACCCTCGGGCGGAAGGAGGTCACCCACTCGAGCTGGAACGAGCTGATCTCGGCGACGATGACGTCGGAGGCGGACGCCCTGAAGGCGGCGCGCACCAGCGGGAGCCGGGTCTCGCCGGCGACGATGTTTCCCGCCACGTAGGTGTGCCTGCCGTCGGCCTTCATTATCTCGCCGATGAGCGCGGTGGTCGTGGTCTTGCCGTTGGTGCCGGTGATGGCGATGATCGGCGCGGGCGAGATGCGGTATGCCAGCTCGATCTCAGAGAGCACGGGGACCCCGTGATGCTTGGCGGTGATCAGGCCGGGGCAGGTTTCCGGCACGCCGGGACTGGTGATGACGACTTCGGCCGTGGAGATGCCCTCGTATGCTTCCGCCCCGACTTGCGCCCTGATGCCGAGTTCGTGCGCCGTCTTCATCGCGTCCCCGAGCGCTCCGGCGTCCTTCATATCGTGCATGGTAACGTGAGCGCCGAGGGCGGCGAGCACCTCGGCCGCGGCAAGCCCCGAGCGGGCCATTCCGATGATGTGCGTCCTCTTTCCGTAGAAATCCGTCTGTTTTTCTAGCGCCATAGGTTGAGCACCCCCACATAGTATAGCACGATCACCGCGAGCAGTCCCGCGACGATCCAGAACCTGACGACGATCTTCTGCTCCGCCCAGCCGGCCTTCTCGAAGTGATGATGAATCGGCGTCATGAGGAAGATGCGCTTGCCGGTGAGCTTGAACGAAGCGACCTGGAGCATCACCGAGACGCCCTCGACGACGAACACCAGCGCGAGCACCAGGTAGATCAGTTCCATCTTCGCCACGACGGCGACGCCCGAAGTCGCCGCTCCGAGGGCGAGCGAGCCGGTGTCGCCCATGAACACCTTCGCCGGGTTCGTGTTGTACCAGAGGAAGCCCAGGCACCCTCCGGCTATCGCCCACGAGAATGCCGCGAGGTCAACCGTGCCGGGAAGACATCCGAGTATCGCGCCGAGGGCGAGACAGAGAATCAGCGACATGCCGCCCACCAGGCCGTCCAGACCGTCCGCGAGGTTGAAGGCGTTCGACACCCACACCACGGCCAGGACCGCGAGAGGATAGTACGACCACCCCAGGTCCCAGAATGACTCCCTCCCAAGATGTAGTACGGTGGTGCCGCTTGTGCGGTTAGCGTAGACCCACCACATGAACAGGCCGGCGATGACAAACTGGCCGAGCAGCTTCTGCCTGGCCTTGAGGCCGAGGGACTTGCCCCGAACGGCGATAAGGAAGTCGTCGAGGAACCCGAGGAGCAGCATCCCGAGCGTAAGCAGGATCACCGCGGTCAGCTCGCCGTTGCCGGCCCGGACCGACGCGAGTCCGGCCGCCGCGCCGACGAGAATGATGAACCCGCCCATCGTGGGCGTCCCCTGCTTGGCGCGGTGGCGTTCCGGCACGTCTTCGCTTATGGTCTGGCGGACCTTCAGCCCGGCCAGCAGGCGTATGATCGCGGGCCCGAGGATCAGCGACGCGGCCGAACCGACCAGGAATGCGATTGCGGCTTTATTCATCGAGCAGCGCCCTCACAATCTGTTCCATCTTCATCGCCCGGGATCCCTTCACGAGGACGGCGTCGCCCTTCCTGACCAGCGAACCTATCTGAGACGCCGCCGCCGAGCTGTCCGGGTACCATGCCGCCTCGGCGTCGGGAAGCCCGGCATCCTTCGCCCCGGCGGCTATCTCCGCCGCGAGCGGGCCGACAGCCACCAGACTCACCACGCCGCTTCGGACCGCGGCGGCGCCGACGTCCCAGTGGGCTTTGGGGGCGTAGTCGCCGAGCTCCAGCATGTCGCCCAGCACCGCTATCGTGCGCTTGTAGCCGACCAGAGCCTGAAGCGTCTTGAGTGCCGCGATCATCGAGGAGGGGCTGGCGTTGTACGAATCGTTCAGCACGGTGAATCCGCGCCGCGACCTGGTCAACTCCATGCGCATCGAAGGCTGGGTGTAGCTCTCCAGCCCGTCCTTGATGGTCTCAAGCTCCACGCCCATCCCGACAGCCACCGCCGCGGCGGCGATCGCGTTGTAGACGTTGTAATAGCCGACGACGGGCAGGGAGACCCCTATCTCCCCCGCCTCCGCGCGGATGACGCACTCGCATCGGCCGTCGGACGCCTGAAGTATCCGGGAAGCGCACACGTCGGCATCGTCGCACGAACCGAAACTGAGGACCCGCCCGCCGAAGCGCTCGGTCATCAGGTTGAAGTATCCGTCCTCGGCGTTCAGCACCGCAAGCCCGTCCGGCGGGAGCTCCTGAAGCAGTTCCGCCTTGGCGTCGGCGATCGCTCCCTGAGAGCCGAGCCTCTCGATGTGGGAGAGGCCGACGTTCGTGATCAGGCCGACCTCCGGGCGGGCGATCTGGGCCAGGCGGCGGATCTCGCCGATGCCGCGCATCGCCATTTCGAGCACGACGACCTCGTGGCCGCGGTCGAGCTGGAACAGCGTCTGCGGCACGCCGATCTCGTTGTTGAAGTTCATCTCGTTCTTGAGCACCGACCACTTGCGCTGGAGGATCGCGCCGAGCATCTCCTTGGTAGTGGTCTTGCCGACACTGCCGGTGACACCGACGACCCGCACGTCGAACCTGGATCGGTAGAAGGCGGCAAGGTCGCCGAGCGCCCAGAGTGGGTCCTCGACCAGGATGACCGGCGCCCGGACATCCGCGGGGATCGCGGATTCGTCGGAGACGACCAGCGCGCCTGCCCCGGCCTCGAGCGCGCGGGAGACGTACAGGTGCCCGTCGGCGTTCTCGCCAACGAGCGCGAAGAAGACGTCCCCGGGAGCGAGGGTTCGCGTGTCCGTGCTGACGCCGGTGATCTCCGCGTCGGCATTTCCTCGGACCAGGCGGCCTTGCACGGCCTTCACGACTTCCGCCAGAGTCAGTTTCTCCAAGTCCCCGTCAAGCTTTCTTCTCGAGCAGTTCCCGGACCACTTCCCGATCGTCGAAGTGGATCGTCTCGTCCCTGAATATCTGATACGTTTCGTGGCCCTTGCCCGCAATGATGACGACGTCTCCCGCGGAGGCCGCGGCCAGCGCCCGACCGATCGCCTCGCGCCGATCAGGCACGACCTCCGCAGGCGCCGAAGCCCGCTCCATCCCCGCAAGAACTTCATCTATGATCGCCATCGGTTCCTCGGACCGCGGGTTGTCGGAGGTGACGACGCACATATCGGCGAGTTCCGAAGCGATCCGCCCCATGATCGGCCGCTTCGCTCGGTCCCTGTCACCTCCGCAGCCGAAAACGACGATCAGCCTGCCGTCTGCGATCTCCCTTGCGGCGCGTAGCACGTTCTCCAGGCCGTCAGGCGTGTGCGCGTAGTCAACGATCACGGCGAAGTCCTGCCCGCAGTCCACCGACTCGAACCGGCCGGCGACCGCCGGAACGGCCTCCAGGCCCTCCCTGATATCGTCGAGGCCGAGCCCCAGAACGACGCCGACCCCGACGGCGGCAAGGGAGTTGTAGACGTTGAAGAGACCTCCGAGACGCATCCGGACATCGCACTCCCCCAGGGAACACGACGCGCGGAACTCGACCCCGCGGGGAGTCGCATGAATCCCGGAGGCCCGAACGTCGGCGCCGCCTCGGACCCCGTACGTCAGCGACGTGCCGCGCGCCGCCTCGATCACCCTCGGGCCGTAGGGATCATCGGCGTTCACGACGGCGACGAACGGCTTGTCGGAGGCCTTCGGGTAATCGCGGAAGAACCGGAGTTTGGTCTCGAAGTACTCGTCGAGCGACTTGTGGAAATCGAGATGATCCTGGGTGAGGTTCGTGAAGACGCCGACGTCGAACTCGCAGCCGACGGTACGGCGCATGTAGACGGCGTGGGAGGAGACTTCCATCGCGGCGGCCTCGATGCCCCGCTCGACCATCTTCGAGAGGATCGCCTGCAGGTCAACCGATTCCGGCGTGGTCCTGTCCAGATCCACGGACGAGCCGTCAATACTGGCTCCGAGGGTGCCGATGACTCCCGCCCTGCGCCCGGCACGGCGGAGCATGCTCTCGACGAGGTAGGTCGTAGTCGTCTTGCCGTTGGTGCCGGTGATGCCGACCAGCTTCAACCGCCGGGACGGATGCCCGTAGAACTCCGCCGCGAGAGCCGAGAGCGCGTCGCGCGCGTCGGCGACGGAGAGAACGGGAATGCTCGTGCCCGCGGGAACTCGCGCCGGGGAGTCCACGATCAGCGCCGAGGCGCCCGACTCCACCGCCTGGCCGATGAACTCGTGGCCGTCGAATCTGCCGCCCCTGATGCAAACAAACAACGCGCCGGGGAGGACGCGTCGGGAGTCGTAGGCTATCGAGCTTATCTCGGGGTCGGCCGCCGCGGGAGAGGGGACCGGCGACAGCGACTGAACAAGTCGGCTGAGCAACATCGTTGAAACTCCGCACCGCCGACACGGGACGCGCGGCGGAACTCCTTCGACAAAGTATCATGCGCGCGGGAGGCGGTAGGGAGCGCCCGCGGATCACCCCCCGAGATTCGGTCGGCGCGGCTCGTTCTGCCCTTCTCCGGCACGCACCGAGGTTGCGCCGCCGCCCTGCCTGCCGGCGACCGAGGCGCCATGCTCGACGGCGTCCGGCGCGACCTTCA is part of the Armatimonadota bacterium genome and encodes:
- the murG gene encoding undecaprenyldiphospho-muramoylpentapeptide beta-N-acetylglucosaminyltransferase, which translates into the protein MKIVLTGGGTGGHAYPAVSIGRAIRAESPACELLYIGSRGGMEQDMAEKAGIRFVGLTSRKMGRALSFGTFLTAASLARGFLEASAALRRFKPDLVIGTGGYVAAAVVMAQAMRRGKTLIHEQNVVPGRTNSMLARFVSRICVSFDQAAAHFPEGKSVVTGLPVRPEILDRPDRASARERLRLNPDRFTLLVFGGSQGARSLNRAVADALPRLRKLPIQVFHQAGTKNFHEALNVKKAAEWSGYHLHSYVDDMAAAYAAADMVVCRSGASTVCEVTIVGLPAVFVPYPFAITDEQRRNAHYVADRGGALVIEDSDLTGDALADCVERFLNSPDELAEMAEASRKLGRPDAAREVVRVAVELITAK
- the ftsW gene encoding putative lipid II flippase FtsW; translation: MERKNRAPDIWLFVITVALLSIGVVMVMDASYARAGQAQFTGGDSYYYVKRQALFAAVGLLAMFVMQRVRFWRLKPFASGLLIISFVGLVAVLIPSIGHMANGARRWIVVGPVSFQPAEFAKLALALYLATLLTSRKYDIRDLWSGIAPALLPLCVIAVLIMLEPDMGTAIVTCATALVLIYVAGARPRHLAAILTAGFVAGVALIIKEPYRWERVEAWFNPFAFYHGSGYQVCRSLIAIGSGGPIGLGFCDGREKVFYLPAEHTDFIFAVLGEEAGLLGTLIVAGLFMLFAVRGFRIARRTKDKFGKFLAVGITGLIAGQALLNMYVVTSLAPATGVPLPFISYGGSSLVLNLMCVGILLGISQFPNGVDDEDSSYRRRNRRPRLSRG
- the murD gene encoding UDP-N-acetylmuramoyl-L-alanine--D-glutamate ligase; translation: MALEKQTDFYGKRTHIIGMARSGLAAAEVLAALGAHVTMHDMKDAGALGDAMKTAHELGIRAQVGAEAYEGISTAEVVITSPGVPETCPGLITAKHHGVPVLSEIELAYRISPAPIIAITGTNGKTTTTALIGEIMKADGRHTYVAGNIVAGETRLPLVRAAFRASASDVIVAEISSFQLEWVTSFRPRVAVLLNVTEDHLDRHPDIRTYAATKARLFKFQQKADYAVLNADDPVVMQFAPGIKSRVMLFSGSREVGMGTFARGTEVWIRTAEGESFVCDTANMKLRGKHNLENVLAASAAAVAFGASRHAVQEAVDSILPPEHRLEPVAVLRGVEFLNNSMCTNVRAAVRSLEAIGRPAVVIAGGKDKGADYGPLGEAFVTYARHVVLIGKDAALIEKAARDAGFERLSRAESMQEAVQQAWEHAEPGDSIVLSPGCASFDMFNDFEHRGQVFKEVVASLLERVGV
- a CDS encoding phospho-N-acetylmuramoyl-pentapeptide-transferase; the encoded protein is MNKAAIAFLVGSAASLILGPAIIRLLAGLKVRQTISEDVPERHRAKQGTPTMGGFIILVGAAAGLASVRAGNGELTAVILLTLGMLLLGFLDDFLIAVRGKSLGLKARQKLLGQFVIAGLFMWWVYANRTSGTTVLHLGRESFWDLGWSYYPLAVLAVVWVSNAFNLADGLDGLVGGMSLILCLALGAILGCLPGTVDLAAFSWAIAGGCLGFLWYNTNPAKVFMGDTGSLALGAATSGVAVVAKMELIYLVLALVFVVEGVSVMLQVASFKLTGKRIFLMTPIHHHFEKAGWAEQKIVVRFWIVAGLLAVIVLYYVGVLNLWR
- a CDS encoding UDP-N-acetylmuramoyl-tripeptide--D-alanyl-D-alanine ligase: MEKLTLAEVVKAVQGRLVRGNADAEITGVSTDTRTLAPGDVFFALVGENADGHLYVSRALEAGAGALVVSDESAIPADVRAPVILVEDPLWALGDLAAFYRSRFDVRVVGVTGSVGKTTTKEMLGAILQRKWSVLKNEMNFNNEIGVPQTLFQLDRGHEVVVLEMAMRGIGEIRRLAQIARPEVGLITNVGLSHIERLGSQGAIADAKAELLQELPPDGLAVLNAEDGYFNLMTERFGGRVLSFGSCDDADVCASRILQASDGRCECVIRAEAGEIGVSLPVVGYYNVYNAIAAAAVAVGMGVELETIKDGLESYTQPSMRMELTRSRRGFTVLNDSYNASPSSMIAALKTLQALVGYKRTIAVLGDMLELGDYAPKAHWDVGAAAVRSGVVSLVAVGPLAAEIAAGAKDAGLPDAEAAWYPDSSAAASQIGSLVRKGDAVLVKGSRAMKMEQIVRALLDE
- a CDS encoding UDP-N-acetylmuramoyl-L-alanyl-D-glutamate--2,6-diaminopimelate ligase is translated as MLLSRLVQSLSPVPSPAAADPEISSIAYDSRRVLPGALFVCIRGGRFDGHEFIGQAVESGASALIVDSPARVPAGTSIPVLSVADARDALSALAAEFYGHPSRRLKLVGITGTNGKTTTTYLVESMLRRAGRRAGVIGTLGASIDGSSVDLDRTTPESVDLQAILSKMVERGIEAAAMEVSSHAVYMRRTVGCEFDVGVFTNLTQDHLDFHKSLDEYFETKLRFFRDYPKASDKPFVAVVNADDPYGPRVIEAARGTSLTYGVRGGADVRASGIHATPRGVEFRASCSLGECDVRMRLGGLFNVYNSLAAVGVGVVLGLGLDDIREGLEAVPAVAGRFESVDCGQDFAVIVDYAHTPDGLENVLRAAREIADGRLIVVFGCGGDRDRAKRPIMGRIASELADMCVVTSDNPRSEEPMAIIDEVLAGMERASAPAEVVPDRREAIGRALAAASAGDVVIIAGKGHETYQIFRDETIHFDDREVVRELLEKKA